One segment of Pseudophryne corroboree isolate aPseCor3 unplaced genomic scaffold, aPseCor3.hap2 scaffold_1294, whole genome shotgun sequence DNA contains the following:
- the LOC134994277 gene encoding histone H3, translating to MARTKQTARKSTGGKAPRKQLATKAARKSAPATGGVKKPHRYRPGTVALREIRRYQKSTELLIRKLPFQRLVREIAQDFKTDLRFQSSAVMALQEASEAYLVGLFEDTNLCAIHAKRVTIMPKDIQLARRIRGERA from the coding sequence ATGGCCAGGACCAAGCAGACCGCCCGCAAATCTACCGGAGGTAAAGCTCCCCGCAAGCAGCTGGCAACCAAGGCTGCTCGGAAAAGCGCCCCAGCTACCGGCGGCGTGAAGAAGCCTCACCGCTACCGTCCCGGGACTGTTGCTCTCAGAGAGATCCGCCGCTACCAGAAATCCACCGAGCTGCTGatccgcaagctgcccttccagcgaTTGGTGCGTGAGATCGCCCAAGACTTCAAGACCGACCTGCGCTTCCAGAGCTCTGCCGTTATGGCCCTACAAGAGGCCAGTGAGGCTTATCTGGTGGGGCTGTTCGAGGACACCAACCTGTGCGCCATCCACGCCAAGAGGGTAaccatcatgcccaaagacatccaGCTAGCCCGCAGAATccgaggggagagggcatag